A genomic window from Hippocampus zosterae strain Florida chromosome 13, ASM2543408v3, whole genome shotgun sequence includes:
- the dctn6 gene encoding dynactin subunit 6 isoform X1, which yields MSNDCTRGVVRKSVSCLGGEEFAHASTFNGKAVKSIIECSRVSSVKIAAGAVVCVESEIKGDVTIGPRTVVHPKARIIAEAGPIVIGEGNLIEEQAVIINSYPENITPDVEVEPKTMTIGINNVFEVGCLSQALKIGDNNVIESKADVGRNVILTSGCIIGAFCQVNTCEVIPENTVIYGSGCMRRVQTERPQPQTLQLDFLMKILPNYHHLKKTIKASHTAS from the exons ATGAGCAATGACTGCACAAGAGGAGTGGTTCGGAAATCTGTTTCATGCCTAGGAGGGGAAGAATTTGCGCATGCCTCTACCTTCAACGGTAAGGCTGTCAAGTCGATTATCGAGTGCAGTCGAGTGTCGAG CGTCAAGATTGCAGCAGGGGCTGTGGTGTGTGTTGAAAGTGAGATCAAAGGAGATGTTACAATAG GCCCAAGGACAGTGGTTCACCCAAAAGCACGAATTATTGCAGAAGCGGGACCCATTGTGATCGGAGAAGGCAATTTGATCGAGGAACAAGCTGTCATCATTAACAG TTATCCAGAAAACATCACCCCAGATGTCGAAGTGGAACCAAAGACGATGACCATTGGTATCAATAATGTATTTGAAGTTGGCTGTT TGTCACAAGCCCTCAAAATTGGCGACAACAATGTTATCGAATCAAAAG CTGATGTAGGTAGGAATGTAATCCTAACCAGTGGCTGCATCATTGGCGCCTTCTGCCAGGTGAACACCTgcgaggtcataccagagaacACAGTAATTTATGGTTCTGGATGTATGAGGCGGGTGCAGACTGAGAGACCACAG CCTCAAACTCTACAGCTCGATTTCTTAATGAAGATTTTGCCCAACTACCATCACTTGAAGAAAACCATTAAAGCCAGCCACACTGCTAGTTAA
- the hgsnat gene encoding heparan-alpha-glucosaminide N-acetyltransferase isoform X2 — MDEAFLTVINELDTEVAVSWVSQRCYQCLYQQLGVVPAVTSPGQPSSEEFIVSTQHEMTLQVNTTPVSLNLCSVPFHFGEQGNYSLWLTNINNSAVNCSIVTDADPVNSYIPLLVAFLVFAGLGILTALGRAIFALDLVRSVLFRIGGTMETERLINSELGSPGRMVMPVTDNILPPPPNPSKRLRSLDTFRGISLIIMVFVNYGGGRYWFFRHESWNGLTVADLVFPWFVFIMGTSIALSINSMLRSGSSRTSLLKKVVWRSLQLFIIGVLLINPNYCQGFLSWDNLRIPGVLQRLAWSYFVVACLDLLVARAHLDILPTDAWWYSCIEVLLYWPAWVFVLLLEILWLCLTFLLPVPGCPTGYLGPGGIGDMGMYVNCTGGAAGLVDRWLLGENHIYQTPSAGVIYATHIPYDPEGVLGSINSIVMAFLGLQAGKIILHYRDLHSNIIARFLIWGLFLGIVSAVLTKCSTDHGYIPVNKNLWSLSYVTTLACFAYVLLVVVYYTIDVKKWWSGAPFFYPGMNSILVYVGHEVFEDYFPFRWRMANTQSHAEHLTQNLVAVSCWVLISYVLYRKKIFWKI; from the exons ATGGATGAAGCTTTTTTGACAGTCATCAATGAACTGGATACCGAGGTGGCAGTGTCCTGGGTGTCACAGCGATGCTATCAG TGTCTTTATCAACAGCTTGGAGTGGTCCCTGCTGTGACAAGCCCAGGTCAGCCAAGCTCGGAAGAGTTCATTGTTAGCACACAACATGAAATGACACTCCAAGTCAACACCACCCCTGTCAGCCTCAACCTCTGCTC CGTCCCGTTCCACTTTGGGGAGCAGGGCAACTATTCTCTATGGCTGACAAATATAAATAACTCGGCGGTCAACTGCTCAATTGTGACTGATGCAGACCCAGTAAATAGTTACATAC CCCTTTTGGTGGCATTCCTTGTCTTTGCTGGGCTGGGAATATTGACTGCTTTGGGAAGAGCGATATTTGC ACTTGATTTAGTAAGGAGCGTCCTCTTCAGAATTGGGGGTACCATGGAGACCGAGAGGCTGATCAACTCT GAGCTGGGCTCCCCTGGCAGGATGGTGATGCCAGTGACTGACAACATCCTTCCACCCCCACCCAATCCCAGCAAGAGGCTGCGATCTCTCGACACATTCAGAGG GATCTCCTTGATTATTATGGTGTTTGTGAACTATGGAGGAGGGCGATATTGGTTCTTCAGACACGAGAGCTGGAACG GCCTAACTGTTGCAGATCTGGTCTTCCCTTG GTTTGTTTTCATAATGGGAACATCTATCGCACTTTCAATCAATTCCATGCTCCGCTCAGGCTCCAGCCGTACTTCACTGCTGAAGAAAGTAGTGTGGAGAAGCCTGCAGCTCTTCATTATTGGCGTCCTCCTCATCAATCCCAACTACTGCCAGGGATTTT TGTCATGGGACAACTTGCGGATCCCAGGTGTGCTGCAGCGTCTTGCCTGGTCATACTTTGTTGTAGCCTGCCTAGATTTGTTGGTGGCAAGGGCTCATCTTGACATCCTACCAACG GATGCATGGTGGTACTCTTGCATTGAAGTATTGCTCTACTGGCCAGCCTGGGTCTTTGTGCTCCTCTTAGAAATCCTTTGGCTCTGCCTCACTTTTCTGCTTCCTGTACCAGGCTGCCCAAC TGGCTATCTTGGTCCAGGTGGGATTGGCGACATGGGCATGTATGTAAATTGTACTGGTGGAGCAGCTGGTCTTGTTGACCGCTGGCTGCTCGGAGAAAACCACATCTACCAGACGCCCTCTGCAGGG GTCATTTATGCCACTCACATACCATATGATCCTGAGGGTGTTCTTGGCAGCATCAACTCCATTGTCATGGCTTTTTTGGGGTTACAG GCAGGAAAGATCATTTTACACTACAGAGATCTTCATTCAAATATTATAGCAAGGTTCCTCATTTGGGGTCTCTTTTTG GGCATCGTATCAGCTGTTCTCACAAAGTGTTCCACAGACCATGGATACATACCTGTCAATAAGAATCTATG gtctctgtcctatgtgacAACACTGGCCTGCTTTGCCTATGTACTGCTTGTTGTGGTCTACTACACCATAGATGTGAAAAAGTGGTGGTCTGGAGCACCGTTCTTTTACCCAG gcatgAACTCCATCCTGGTGTATGTGGGCCATGAGGTGTTTGAGGACTACTTCCCCTTCCGCTGGCGCATGGCCAACACTCAGTCCCATGCTGAGCACCTCACCCAGAACCTGGTGGCTGTTTCTTGTTGGGTTCTCATCTCCTATGTGCTGTATAGGAAAAAGATATTCTGGAAAATATAA
- the dctn6 gene encoding dynactin subunit 6 isoform X2 codes for MADKQNSQKSVKIAAGAVVCVESEIKGDVTIGPRTVVHPKARIIAEAGPIVIGEGNLIEEQAVIINSYPENITPDVEVEPKTMTIGINNVFEVGCLSQALKIGDNNVIESKADVGRNVILTSGCIIGAFCQVNTCEVIPENTVIYGSGCMRRVQTERPQPQTLQLDFLMKILPNYHHLKKTIKASHTAS; via the exons ATGGCAGATAAACAAAACTCCCAGAAAAG CGTCAAGATTGCAGCAGGGGCTGTGGTGTGTGTTGAAAGTGAGATCAAAGGAGATGTTACAATAG GCCCAAGGACAGTGGTTCACCCAAAAGCACGAATTATTGCAGAAGCGGGACCCATTGTGATCGGAGAAGGCAATTTGATCGAGGAACAAGCTGTCATCATTAACAG TTATCCAGAAAACATCACCCCAGATGTCGAAGTGGAACCAAAGACGATGACCATTGGTATCAATAATGTATTTGAAGTTGGCTGTT TGTCACAAGCCCTCAAAATTGGCGACAACAATGTTATCGAATCAAAAG CTGATGTAGGTAGGAATGTAATCCTAACCAGTGGCTGCATCATTGGCGCCTTCTGCCAGGTGAACACCTgcgaggtcataccagagaacACAGTAATTTATGGTTCTGGATGTATGAGGCGGGTGCAGACTGAGAGACCACAG CCTCAAACTCTACAGCTCGATTTCTTAATGAAGATTTTGCCCAACTACCATCACTTGAAGAAAACCATTAAAGCCAGCCACACTGCTAGTTAA
- the hgsnat gene encoding heparan-alpha-glucosaminide N-acetyltransferase isoform X1 — protein sequence MGKRNINKNIRDATSVSAVKKVQESEMAKPKKYSMFCYPVIASLIAICVAPLKAELSSFGLSQSKQHLNLKMDEAFLTVINELDTEVAVSWVSQRCYQCLYQQLGVVPAVTSPGQPSSEEFIVSTQHEMTLQVNTTPVSLNLCSVPFHFGEQGNYSLWLTNINNSAVNCSIVTDADPVNSYIPLLVAFLVFAGLGILTALGRAIFALDLVRSVLFRIGGTMETERLINSELGSPGRMVMPVTDNILPPPPNPSKRLRSLDTFRGISLIIMVFVNYGGGRYWFFRHESWNGLTVADLVFPWFVFIMGTSIALSINSMLRSGSSRTSLLKKVVWRSLQLFIIGVLLINPNYCQGFLSWDNLRIPGVLQRLAWSYFVVACLDLLVARAHLDILPTDAWWYSCIEVLLYWPAWVFVLLLEILWLCLTFLLPVPGCPTGYLGPGGIGDMGMYVNCTGGAAGLVDRWLLGENHIYQTPSAGVIYATHIPYDPEGVLGSINSIVMAFLGLQAGKIILHYRDLHSNIIARFLIWGLFLGIVSAVLTKCSTDHGYIPVNKNLWSLSYVTTLACFAYVLLVVVYYTIDVKKWWSGAPFFYPGMNSILVYVGHEVFEDYFPFRWRMANTQSHAEHLTQNLVAVSCWVLISYVLYRKKIFWKI from the exons ATGGGAAAAAGGaacataaacaaaaatattaggGACGCAACTTCAGTCTCCGCGGTTAAAAAGGTACAAGAGAGCGAAATGGCAAAACCGAAGAAATATAGCATGTTTTGCTATCCAGTTATTGCCTCACTAATAGCCATTTGTGTAGCACCACTGAAAGCTGAACTGTCTTCCT TTGGATTGTCTCAGTCCAAGCAACACTTAAACCTAAAGATGGATGAAGCTTTTTTGACAGTCATCAATGAACTGGATACCGAGGTGGCAGTGTCCTGGGTGTCACAGCGATGCTATCAG TGTCTTTATCAACAGCTTGGAGTGGTCCCTGCTGTGACAAGCCCAGGTCAGCCAAGCTCGGAAGAGTTCATTGTTAGCACACAACATGAAATGACACTCCAAGTCAACACCACCCCTGTCAGCCTCAACCTCTGCTC CGTCCCGTTCCACTTTGGGGAGCAGGGCAACTATTCTCTATGGCTGACAAATATAAATAACTCGGCGGTCAACTGCTCAATTGTGACTGATGCAGACCCAGTAAATAGTTACATAC CCCTTTTGGTGGCATTCCTTGTCTTTGCTGGGCTGGGAATATTGACTGCTTTGGGAAGAGCGATATTTGC ACTTGATTTAGTAAGGAGCGTCCTCTTCAGAATTGGGGGTACCATGGAGACCGAGAGGCTGATCAACTCT GAGCTGGGCTCCCCTGGCAGGATGGTGATGCCAGTGACTGACAACATCCTTCCACCCCCACCCAATCCCAGCAAGAGGCTGCGATCTCTCGACACATTCAGAGG GATCTCCTTGATTATTATGGTGTTTGTGAACTATGGAGGAGGGCGATATTGGTTCTTCAGACACGAGAGCTGGAACG GCCTAACTGTTGCAGATCTGGTCTTCCCTTG GTTTGTTTTCATAATGGGAACATCTATCGCACTTTCAATCAATTCCATGCTCCGCTCAGGCTCCAGCCGTACTTCACTGCTGAAGAAAGTAGTGTGGAGAAGCCTGCAGCTCTTCATTATTGGCGTCCTCCTCATCAATCCCAACTACTGCCAGGGATTTT TGTCATGGGACAACTTGCGGATCCCAGGTGTGCTGCAGCGTCTTGCCTGGTCATACTTTGTTGTAGCCTGCCTAGATTTGTTGGTGGCAAGGGCTCATCTTGACATCCTACCAACG GATGCATGGTGGTACTCTTGCATTGAAGTATTGCTCTACTGGCCAGCCTGGGTCTTTGTGCTCCTCTTAGAAATCCTTTGGCTCTGCCTCACTTTTCTGCTTCCTGTACCAGGCTGCCCAAC TGGCTATCTTGGTCCAGGTGGGATTGGCGACATGGGCATGTATGTAAATTGTACTGGTGGAGCAGCTGGTCTTGTTGACCGCTGGCTGCTCGGAGAAAACCACATCTACCAGACGCCCTCTGCAGGG GTCATTTATGCCACTCACATACCATATGATCCTGAGGGTGTTCTTGGCAGCATCAACTCCATTGTCATGGCTTTTTTGGGGTTACAG GCAGGAAAGATCATTTTACACTACAGAGATCTTCATTCAAATATTATAGCAAGGTTCCTCATTTGGGGTCTCTTTTTG GGCATCGTATCAGCTGTTCTCACAAAGTGTTCCACAGACCATGGATACATACCTGTCAATAAGAATCTATG gtctctgtcctatgtgacAACACTGGCCTGCTTTGCCTATGTACTGCTTGTTGTGGTCTACTACACCATAGATGTGAAAAAGTGGTGGTCTGGAGCACCGTTCTTTTACCCAG gcatgAACTCCATCCTGGTGTATGTGGGCCATGAGGTGTTTGAGGACTACTTCCCCTTCCGCTGGCGCATGGCCAACACTCAGTCCCATGCTGAGCACCTCACCCAGAACCTGGTGGCTGTTTCTTGTTGGGTTCTCATCTCCTATGTGCTGTATAGGAAAAAGATATTCTGGAAAATATAA